TTCAGGCCGTTGTGGCCAGCAACTCCCGGGCGTGTTCGAGGCTGACTTTGGAGACGGAACCGTCCAGCAACCGGGCAATCTCTTTCTCCCGCGAATCGCCCGCAATCGGCTTGACGTCCGTGCGGGTGCGGCCATTGCTCGTCGCCTTTGCGACGGTGAAATGGGCATCGCCGGCGGCGGCGATCTGCGCCAGGTGCGTGATGCTCAGGACCTGGTGGGACGCCGCGATCGCGCGCATCTTCTTCGCCACCATCCGCGCCACGTCTCCGCCAATGCCGGCGTCCACCTCGTCGAAGATGAGGGAGGGTATTGTGTCGGCCTTGGCAAGGACGGTCTTGATCGCGAGCATAATCCGGGAGATTTCGCCGCCGGACGCGACCTGTTTCAGCGGCTGCATGGGTTCGCCGGGATTCGCGGCAAGCTGGAACACGGCGCGGTCGAAGCCGCTCAGACTCATTTCGATCGCCTGCAAATGCGCCTCGAAACGCGCGCCCTTCATGCCCAAATCCTGAAGCGATGTCGTGACCTCTTTGGCGAGCTTCTTCGCGGCTTTCTGGCGCGCCGCGCTGAGCTTTGCTCCCGCCGCCGTGATTCGCGCGCGCAGCCCCGCCGCCTCCTCCCGCAGCGCCGCCAATTGTTCGTCCCGGTTCTCGTAGCCGTCCAGTTCCGCGGCGGCCCGACCGCGGTAGGCCAGGATTTCCTCCACCGTCGCGCCGTATTTTCGCTTCAGGGCGCCGATCTGCGCATTGCGCCGGTTCAGGGCGTTCAATTCTTCCGGGTCGAATTCAAGTTCTTCGGTATAGCCGCGCAATTCCGACGCGATCGCCTCGACCGAGGCCAGGGCCTCGGCGAGCTGGGCCGACAGCGGCGCAAAACGCTCGTCAATCGCCGCCAGCTCCTCCAGATCCCGGCTCGACGCGCCCAATTGGTCAATCGCGGCGCCGTCCTCGCGCTCATAGAGCAGCGCATAGGCCCGCCGGGCCGTTTCGAAGATGGATTCCGCATTGGTAATGAGATTGATGCGCGCCTTGAGGGCCTCATCCTCGCCCGGTTCAAGCGCGGCCTCGTCGATCTCGTTCACTTCAAAGCGCAGAAACTCCATCTGGCGTGTGCGGTCGCGATCATCGCTCTCAAGCGCCTCGATGCGCCGCTCCAGCGCGCGGAAGGCTTCCACCTGCTCCCGCATTGCGGCGGCCTCGGCTTCGGTCCCGCCGTAGGCGTCCAGCAGGTCCAGTTGCCGGTCGGGTTTCAAGAGGGACTGGTGATCGTGCTGCCCGTGTACGTCCACGAGTTCGTCCCCGATATCCGAGAGCACCGAAATCGGCGTCATGACGCCGTTGATATAGGCTTTGCTTCGGCCGTCGGCGCCGATGGTGCGGGCGAGGTGCAGTTCGGGGCCGTCCAGGTCAATATCGTACTGTTTTAAAAGGGCCTTCAGGCGGCGCCCGGGCTTATCGATCAGGAAGATGGCGTCGATCTGGACCTTGTCCGCGCCCTGCCGGAGCACGTCGCCGGAGGCCCGGGTTCCGAGCACCAGGTTCAGGGCGCCGATCAGGATGGACTTGCCCGCGCCGGTTTCGCCGGTGAGCACGTTCAGCCCCTGCTCGAAATCGATCTCGACGGTGTCGATCAGGGCGTAGTTTTGGACGCGGAGGGTGGCTAGCATGGCGCGGCCTCGGGGCGTTCGAATTGGTGCAGATGGGCCAGGAATTCACGGTTGCCCGCGGGCCCGAGCAGGGGGGAGGGGATCACGTCCACCGATTGAAAGCCCAGATCGTGCGCCATGAAGCGGACGTCCTCGACGACCTGCCGCCGGACGGCCTCGTCGCGGACGACCCCGCCTTTTCCCACCTGATCCTTGCCCGCCTCAAACTGGGGCTTGATGAGGACGATGCCCTCGGGGGCATCGCCCAGTAGGGGGACCAGCGGCGGAACAACGAGCTTCAGGGAGATGAAGGAGCAGTCCGTCACAAAACGGGAGGGGGGCTCGCCCAGCATGTCCCGGGTGAGGTTGCGCGCGTTGCACCGCTCCATGACGACGACGCGGGGGTCTTGTCGGAGTGGCCAGGCGAGCTGTCCGTAGCCCACATCGACCGCGTAGACCATCCGGGCGCCCCGCTGGAGGCAGCAATCCGTGAAACCGCCGGTGGAGGCGCCGAGATCGATGCAGACCCGGTCTTGAACCGAAAACGGGAAGGCGTCGAAGGCGGCGGCCAGCTTTTCTCCGCCCCGGCTCACAAAACGGGGCTGCTCGCGGATGTCGAGCGGCGACGCGATCTCCATGCGCAGGCCGGGCTTGTCCAGCCGGTTGCCCGCGCCATCGAATACCTGCCCGGTCTGAATGAGCCCCTGGGCCTTGGAGCGGGAAACCCCCGCCTGTTGCTGTACCAGGATGTCGAGTCGTTCTTTCGCCATATATCCGCTTATGGAAACGTCCAGCAATTGGTGGTGCTATCCCGATTATACGCGATCCCGGCGCGGGGTAGACAAGCGCGGCCGAGTCGTTGATGAGACGGGGGTATGGCGGGGTCCGACCCGGTTGGCCCGACGTTGGATAGTGGCCCCGGCAGGGATTCACACCATGGTATTTCGAGTTCTCGTTTTCCCGGCAAGTTTTGCCGGTTTGGTAACATTTTAGCCGCCTGAAGCAGCAACGCGCGGAAACAGCACGAACGGACTGTTAATATACGAGGAAGCGCGGTAGGACGAGCGCATGACATGTCGTGATCGATGTGTACTTGAAGAGGCGCGGGTCCCCAATGCTTTCCGCTCCTTGGTACGCTTGGATCTTATTTCAAACTACTTACGTCAATTTATTTCCCGAGCTCCCTTTGCCGCGGACATGAATGGCTGCGATCCTGCATGCCCCGGCCAAGCAACACCGCATCGTCGCCAACGTCGACGACCTCACAACCCTATGCGAGGATGCGCGCCAGCATTCGAGGTCCGATTTCTTCGCGGTCATGAAAGCCAAACACGAAGTCGGGGAATCCCTCTCTTGCGAGGGTGCGATGGGAACCGGAAACGCGCTTCTCTGTCCATCCAATTCGTTTGAGGGCGGAGAGAACGCGGCTGGCCCGGGTGGCTGGCCAGGCGCTCATGCCGCGGTAAACGAGATCTGGATCGGTTCCACCGGATGCTCGCCCGCCTCGATGCGCTCGGCCATGACGCGGAGCGCGAGGGCCTCGGCGAGCGCGATGGCTTGCTCGCGGGTGGCGGCATACTTCAGCACACCGGGAAGCTCGCGCACTTCGGCGATCCAGCGTCCGTCTTCTTCGCATTCTGTTTCAATATTGAATTGCATGGTGCGCTCCTCCGGGGGCGGCATCGTTTCTTGTAGTATACACGAGCCGTATGCGGCGAGCGCGGTGAGCCGTCGGAGGGGCGACCGTATGGGCGGAAGGTGTTGGAGTAAACCCAGCACGTTCACTCTTTTTCCGCGCTGCATGAAAGAACGTCCCGCAGCACATACCGCCCGCTCTTTTTTCCGCCGACCTTCTCGACGAGGCCGGCGTCCAGCAGCGGATTGAGCAGGTCCATTGCGCCCTGGCGCGAGACGCCGAGGGCCGCCCACAATTCCTTCGGCGCCATGCTTCCGTGGTCGCGGAGCAGGTGCAGGAGTTCCTCCTGGCGCGGGCGCAGCACGAGCCGTTCGCCGGGCGTTATCTGGAAGGTCTGGATTCGAAGCCAGGCCCGTTCGAGGGTCTGCCGCAGGCCCGCCGCGCAGTATTCTATCCACGCACTCAGGTCGTCCTCCTGGCGGGGCACGGCGTCCAGCGCGGCGTAGTACGCCGGCCGGTTTTCCCAGAAGTATTCGTCGACCGCGAAAATGTGGTGGGTATCGAAACCGCGGCGGTAGAGATCCCAAAGGGCCAGCGCCCGGCCCGTCCGGCCGTTGCCGTCCGCAAAGGGATGAATCGCTTCGAAACGATAGTGGAGGATGGCGGAGGAGAGCACGGGCGAGAGTTCGCGTGAAGGGCCGTTCCACCATTCGAGGAGTTCCGACATCAGCCCGGAAACCAGCTTCGGCGGCGGGGGCACATACCGGCCCACCTGAACGGAAATTGTTCGATAGCGGCCCGATTCCCCCTGATCCATCACCTCGCCCGCGAGAATCTGGTGCAGGGCCAGGACGTCGTCCTGGCGGATGGGGTCGCGCATCGCGTTTTGTTCGATGTGGCGCAGCCCAGCGAAATAGTTCAACACCTCGCGCCTGGCTCGTTCCGACGGATCCGAAAGTTCGCGACCTTCCTCCAGCGCGCGCACCTGGACGAGGGTCAGCGGATTCCCCTCGATAGCGGTCGAGGCGTGGACATTGCGCGAACGCGCGTCCTTTTGCATCGCCGGAATCCACGGCATATCCACGGCGGCACTCAGAATGCGCGCCCGGAGATCCGCAATCCGCTCCACTTCGGAGAGCAGGCGCGGCGCGATGCTGAATTGTGGCAAATAGGCCATGACTCACCGTAGCAGTAAGTCAAGCATAAGTCAAGTTTTTGGTCAAGTGAGCCTTGTGGGAGACCGTCCAGGACCCTATTCATGCGCATGCTGCTGGAGGAGTACGTGGGGCGGACGCATGGGCGGAAGCAGGGGATTGTGACACGCGCCGCGGCCGGGTGGGGACTGCCTCCCGCGCCGCAATTACCGCCGCCGCGCAAGCGCGAACACCCGCCCCAATGTGCGGGTGGCTGTACCCCGGGGAAAACCTCGATAGCGGTCGAGCCGTGGACATTGCGCGAACGCGCGTCTTTTTGCATCGCGGGAATCCACGGCATATCCACGGCGGCGCTCAGAATGCGCGCGCGGAGATCCGCAATCCGCTCCACTTCGGAGAGAAGGGGCGGGGTGATGTTGAATTGTGGCAAATAGGCCATGACTCACGTACCCATAAGTCAAGCGTAAGTCAAGTCTTTGGTCAAGTGAGCCTTGTGGGAGACCGTCCAGGACCCTATTCATGCGCCGCCGGCTTAAGCGCATAAAATCCGACGCCGGCGCGCTGGATGTGGTCGCAGAGGGCATCGTTTTTCACCTCTCCCCAGAGAGTCTGGTCGACCTAGCAGGGGATGGGGAAGAGCTACTCGGGGACGAAGGAGGAACTGGCGAACCAGTTCCGGCGGCGGATGGGATGGAGGAATGTGTGGGGCGAGCCAGAGAACTTAAGTAAACCGAATTCCAAGGGAATGCTGCTGTCGCAGCAACTAACGCATAGTTCAATTTGAGGTTGCGGGACACTTCAAATATACACTCGATGCAAACAGGTCACAAAAAGACTAGGCACAAAGACAATACGAATGTGAGCAATCGAGTCGAATGACTAGCGACTATGACGACCTTGGTCGGAGTATTATGAAACCCGTGCATTCGGATCATATTGTCTGAAATCCCCTCGAATACCGAACCGACAAGATTTGATACAAGCACGCACCACCAAAGAATTGGAATTGGGCGTTCCCATCCCATGAAGAGGGCAAAAAGCGCGAAAAAGAAGGTGATGGCTGCAGTCAGCCCGTTCAAGTTATACACTTGCCACTCCTACAAGACCCGCCTTAGATCTCCACTTATCTCAGTGTCTATCCATTCAAACATTTTCAACTCAAAGCTTCAATTGTTAATCTAAAAACGAATCTAAGTCAATTTCTCCGAATAAGAGTTGGATCTCTGGTGAGAGAGAAGTCCCGGCTCATTGGAGGGCCGCAGAACGAACCGCCCGCCAAACCCGGAAGTAGGGCGATGACTAAGGTATTGTGTCGAACCGCACGTAAAACTCCTTCGGTACATCGCCAATCTGAAAGGCCAGTTCGAGGTCTGCGGGCACAGGGACGAAGATACGGTTGCTGGTCACGATAGTTGTTGTGGGAAACATCGCGCCGCCCGTTTGGTCGGTTTCCAGTGGGGCCCTGAGTTCTATGTCGTAATACAGGCTAAGTTCGCCAGTCGCATCCGTGAAGATATAGATTACCCTATGCGCACCCCAGATAATCTTTGTCGTATGCGGCCAGTGCAGGAACTCACCATCGCATTTCATCATGCGTTCGGAGAGAGCCAGGAACATCTGGAAATTATTGAGTTTGGGGTGCTGCGCCGAGACTGTAAGAACCTTCATGTCGCTCTGGAATCCGTCGCGCATAATCGGCGGAGCCGGCTCAATGCTATTCGCCAAGAAACTCGATTCATCACTGGCGATAATGTCTGGAAACTCACTCTCAACGCTGCCGACCTGATCTCGGCTGACCTGCTGCCGTTGCGTGGTACTGCGCCCCCGGGAAGTACGAAGAACTTCCGAAAATTCCACTTTTCCCGCGAGATAATCCGCAAGGAGCGGCTCGATCGCGCCGTAATCGCTATCTTGCAGGCGGAATAGTTCCTTCTGTTCTTTCAGTCGTCGGTAGAGCGCATCGCGACCTTGCTTTGTGGATGACGGTACGTGGTCGCGGATGTGCGGGTATAGATGTTCACGAACGAAATCCTTCATGAATCCGTCGAAGACTTCGCGCGACGTCAAGTAGCATTCGAGGACTATCTTTACTGGGTCAATGCTCCTGGCGATGGACAACTGTATCATTCCGTCATTCCTCTCGACATTGAACGACACACCGTGGCTAATGGTGGCGAACGCAGCATCGACATCGGGCATAAGGTAGTCATCAAGAAGTATCCCCCGAAGCCGCACAAGGAACATGGCCTCTTCCAAAGTCAATTCGCGATGGGGAATTCTATCTATGAGCGTGCTCTCCGGGACTTCCTCTAACCTAACGATTTGCGTGAGGTACCTCACTTGGAGCTTGCGCCGTGGATTTGCTTGGCTGACATGGAGCAAATTAGCCTGATCGCTGGCAAATCGATTAAGGATTGTCTGGTCTTGCCCCTTGTAATAGAACTTGCTCTTGTGGGGCTCGTATGCTGTGACTTCACCAAGAGAAATTGAAACCCCTTCAGGACGAACGGTAATCTTCACCTTCTCGGCAAGTGTGGTGAGATTGTGAGACATGACGTAACTTTGGAACTCTTGGTTGCCGTCAGCGGAATCGGTCCTAGCGATGTCAACGGACGCCTCGGCTTCGACCATCTCAACTATCGCGGCAACTTGCTGTACACTTTGGCGGCTAAGCGCTTCGCGTCCGGCCGTGGGAAGCAAAATATCGAGATTGACGAAGCCGCCCAGCCCGTAGTAACCCGAGACTGGAATAGGTGCGAGTCCAAACAAGTTGCGAAATCCATGAGTCGGCCCGCCCTGTTGCACAAGAAAGACTTCTCCATCAATCGGGCTGCCGTTCAATGAAATCTCCCTGAGCTGGACAAGCAGACGATGCTGTCCATTCAGCGAAACTTCAAGCGTTCCCGCGAGGTTGCCACGGGAGATTGAACGCGTTGAGACAATGGCATAGTTTGCTGCCCTGCTGGCCAGCGTGTCCGGGAAGCTCTGTTGGCTAATATTTCGACCGTTGACCGCTACCGGGACCGGGAGGAAACGAACGTACTGTTCGAGGTACTCGCAGACCCCGGCAGCGTCAATCGAGAACGATGGGTCTAGTTCCGCAATAATTAAGGTGCCGGATCCCCGGTCGTCAGAAATGCGCTCAAAGTCAATACAATCCTGTCCAATTTTGAGGTTATCGCGCCTAGCGCCGCTCACCAAAGTCACATCGGAGTTGATCGGTCGGGTTTCGACACGAAGATCTACACATACTCCGAAATTGGCCATTGCTCCGATCCCGAACGTGCCAATTACGCCGGAGCGCTGCGCGAGTTCGGACTTTTTACCGCTCGACCCGGCCTTCCAAAAATTGTTCCTGAGGACCTCTTCACTCATGCCGATTCCGTCATCGCGCACGGTCAACTTGCCCTCATTCACAGTGATCTCAATGTTTCGCTCGGCAGCTGGGATCTGTTCAACACAACAGCGCATAAGTATTGCATCGTATGCGTTCTGTACATTCTCCCTTAAGAAGGCTTTAGGGGAATCGTAGATCTCTGAAGTGAGAATCCTGAGAATCCTGCTGGTTTCCACCTCAAATGAGATACGTTCCTTTGTCTGATCGCTCATATCCTCACCTTTACAGCGTATTTGTTGCGCATTTCTATCACGGACGAATCCGTAGCTCCGCAGACCACTGGCAACTTGAGCACTTCGGCGAGGCGGGGCCGCAAGCCAAGCTCCCATAACGCATCCATGAGCGCAATCGTCTCAGCTGGGCCTTCCGGCGGATCGAAATTATCGACGACCGCCGACACGTCATGTAGTTGCTTGTAGCACTCAAGGAGCAGCCGGCGCGCGAGAGGATCCGCGTCATTGATCGCAAGCGGTGCCAATATGTCCGCCGCAGCTTGGAATTCTCCGGTGTTGTAGAGCGTCTGTGCGTTGTTCAACAGCATAGTGGTTCGATCAAGCCTGGCAAAGGGCTGAGGTGGCGAATCGAAAGTGAAATCGATGAAGCTTGTCCGGTTCGGCGGCAGAGAGCGGGGGCCGAAAATTGGCATATCCAATTTGTCATTCTGCATTTCCCGCAAATGAAGGCGTCCAGACCTAGCGGTCGGGTCGATCTCGATAATGTTGTAGGCGCGCCCGTGCCGGAAAGCTGCACCGCCACAAAGGGTGCCAGCACTGATGACGGTCATGCGCCGCTCTTGCACATGTCGGAACTTGATGTCGAGAAAGGCCGGCCGGTGTTGGTGCCCGTGAAATCCGAGACTGAAACCAATGTCAATCAGGTTCTGAAGGATTTCAGAATCCATATAGTCCGACGCAGTCGGTGATCCTTCCGTATTGTGGTGCCATACCGCGACGCGGATCGGTTCACGGGAGAGCGAAATATCGCGAAGCCAGGTGTCAGCCTCCGCTATACAGTCGGGGTGAATAGCGCCCTGACGGTTAAGCAAGTCGTTATTGTAACAGCTCGAGAACCCGACGACGGCGATACCGTAGTCGGGGTAGTCGAAGAAATCAAGCTGCCGAGTCGACTCCTTCCCATAATGTCGCTTACCTTCGTAGAATGCCTCGTAGAATTCACAAAACGCTGTAAGACGCTCGTCGTAGACGGTGGGGTCATCGATCTCGTAGAGAGCGAACTCCTCCCAACTCCAGCGAAACTTTGAGTTTGGGCGGAAGAGTTGGCCGACGAGAGCCCTTCGTGCATCCGGGTGGACTTCGCGTCTCTTAGTACTTCGGCGAAACACTTCATCGCTAACATCGTGGTTACCAGGGACGATCACGACGCGGTCTTTGTCACCATCGACGAATTCATCTGCGACAGTATTTAGAAAGGTGGTGGCTTCATCGTATTGGCGCTTGAGCAATACCTTCGCGTCAGCCGTATCGTGCTTGACTCCTTGGACGATATCACCGCTAACTATGACAAAGTTAGGCGCTGGGATTCTCGGATCCTCATTGGACGTATAATTGTCACGGTCCCGCATAAGCGTACTGAGCAGCACCTTATTGCTGATTGGATTACCAGGTTCACGGTGCAGATCGGATAAGTGAAGGATATTCAGCGTCTTTTCATTTGGCGTTGCCGTGTTCTGCATTGGTACCCCGTCC
This region of Candidatus Hydrogenedentota bacterium genomic DNA includes:
- a CDS encoding metallophosphoesterase, giving the protein MQNTATPNEKTLNILHLSDLHREPGNPISNKVLLSTLMRDRDNYTSNEDPRIPAPNFVIVSGDIVQGVKHDTADAKVLLKRQYDEATTFLNTVADEFVDGDKDRVVIVPGNHDVSDEVFRRSTKRREVHPDARRALVGQLFRPNSKFRWSWEEFALYEIDDPTVYDERLTAFCEFYEAFYEGKRHYGKESTRQLDFFDYPDYGIAVVGFSSCYNNDLLNRQGAIHPDCIAEADTWLRDISLSREPIRVAVWHHNTEGSPTASDYMDSEILQNLIDIGFSLGFHGHQHRPAFLDIKFRHVQERRMTVISAGTLCGGAAFRHGRAYNIIEIDPTARSGRLHLREMQNDKLDMPIFGPRSLPPNRTSFIDFTFDSPPQPFARLDRTTMLLNNAQTLYNTGEFQAAADILAPLAINDADPLARRLLLECYKQLHDVSAVVDNFDPPEGPAETIALMDALWELGLRPRLAEVLKLPVVCGATDSSVIEMRNKYAVKVRI
- a CDS encoding type II toxin-antitoxin system HicA family toxin is translated as MSAWPATRASRVLSALKRIGWTEKRVSGSHRTLAREGFPDFVFGFHDREEIGPRMLARILA
- a CDS encoding TlyA family RNA methyltransferase produces the protein MAKERLDILVQQQAGVSRSKAQGLIQTGQVFDGAGNRLDKPGLRMEIASPLDIREQPRFVSRGGEKLAAAFDAFPFSVQDRVCIDLGASTGGFTDCCLQRGARMVYAVDVGYGQLAWPLRQDPRVVVMERCNARNLTRDMLGEPPSRFVTDCSFISLKLVVPPLVPLLGDAPEGIVLIKPQFEAGKDQVGKGGVVRDEAVRRQVVEDVRFMAHDLGFQSVDVIPSPLLGPAGNREFLAHLHQFERPEAAPC
- a CDS encoding type II toxin-antitoxin system HicB family antitoxin, whose product is MQFNIETECEEDGRWIAEVRELPGVLKYAATREQAIALAEALALRVMAERIEAGEHPVEPIQISFTAA
- a CDS encoding Fic family protein produces the protein MAYLPQFSIAPRLLSEVERIADLRARILSAAVDMPWIPAMQKDARSRNVHASTAIEGNPLTLVQVRALEEGRELSDPSERARREVLNYFAGLRHIEQNAMRDPIRQDDVLALHQILAGEVMDQGESGRYRTISVQVGRYVPPPPKLVSGLMSELLEWWNGPSRELSPVLSSAILHYRFEAIHPFADGNGRTGRALALWDLYRRGFDTHHIFAVDEYFWENRPAYYAALDAVPRQEDDLSAWIEYCAAGLRQTLERAWLRIQTFQITPGERLVLRPRQEELLHLLRDHGSMAPKELWAALGVSRQGAMDLLNPLLDAGLVEKVGGKKSGRYVLRDVLSCSAEKE
- a CDS encoding ATP-binding protein; this translates as MSDQTKERISFEVETSRILRILTSEIYDSPKAFLRENVQNAYDAILMRCCVEQIPAAERNIEITVNEGKLTVRDDGIGMSEEVLRNNFWKAGSSGKKSELAQRSGVIGTFGIGAMANFGVCVDLRVETRPINSDVTLVSGARRDNLKIGQDCIDFERISDDRGSGTLIIAELDPSFSIDAAGVCEYLEQYVRFLPVPVAVNGRNISQQSFPDTLASRAANYAIVSTRSISRGNLAGTLEVSLNGQHRLLVQLREISLNGSPIDGEVFLVQQGGPTHGFRNLFGLAPIPVSGYYGLGGFVNLDILLPTAGREALSRQSVQQVAAIVEMVEAEASVDIARTDSADGNQEFQSYVMSHNLTTLAEKVKITVRPEGVSISLGEVTAYEPHKSKFYYKGQDQTILNRFASDQANLLHVSQANPRRKLQVRYLTQIVRLEEVPESTLIDRIPHRELTLEEAMFLVRLRGILLDDYLMPDVDAAFATISHGVSFNVERNDGMIQLSIARSIDPVKIVLECYLTSREVFDGFMKDFVREHLYPHIRDHVPSSTKQGRDALYRRLKEQKELFRLQDSDYGAIEPLLADYLAGKVEFSEVLRTSRGRSTTQRQQVSRDQVGSVESEFPDIIASDESSFLANSIEPAPPIMRDGFQSDMKVLTVSAQHPKLNNFQMFLALSERMMKCDGEFLHWPHTTKIIWGAHRVIYIFTDATGELSLYYDIELRAPLETDQTGGAMFPTTTIVTSNRIFVPVPADLELAFQIGDVPKEFYVRFDTIP
- the recN gene encoding DNA repair protein RecN; this encodes MLATLRVQNYALIDTVEIDFEQGLNVLTGETGAGKSILIGALNLVLGTRASGDVLRQGADKVQIDAIFLIDKPGRRLKALLKQYDIDLDGPELHLARTIGADGRSKAYINGVMTPISVLSDIGDELVDVHGQHDHQSLLKPDRQLDLLDAYGGTEAEAAAMREQVEAFRALERRIEALESDDRDRTRQMEFLRFEVNEIDEAALEPGEDEALKARINLITNAESIFETARRAYALLYEREDGAAIDQLGASSRDLEELAAIDERFAPLSAQLAEALASVEAIASELRGYTEELEFDPEELNALNRRNAQIGALKRKYGATVEEILAYRGRAAAELDGYENRDEQLAALREEAAGLRARITAAGAKLSAARQKAAKKLAKEVTTSLQDLGMKGARFEAHLQAIEMSLSGFDRAVFQLAANPGEPMQPLKQVASGGEISRIMLAIKTVLAKADTIPSLIFDEVDAGIGGDVARMVAKKMRAIAASHQVLSITHLAQIAAAGDAHFTVAKATSNGRTRTDVKPIAGDSREKEIARLLDGSVSKVSLEHARELLATTA